A window of Glycine soja cultivar W05 chromosome 13, ASM419377v2, whole genome shotgun sequence genomic DNA:
ACAATAATCAAAGGAAATCTCATTATTaatagagaaatttaattgagtttgTTTTCACGCAAGTCACGTATGCACCGCTAAAACAacttaaaaatgagaaaaaaatcacAAAGATCAAAAGAAACTTCATTATTAATAGAGAAATTTGATCCAATTTATTTTAACGCACTATTGAAACCACTTAAAAAACGTGAATAAAGTCACAACAAACAaaagaaactttattttttatgaagaaagTTAGCCGAGTTTGTTTTCATGCACCGCTAAAATCACGTAAAAAGGTGAAAAGCCACAAATATCAAAAGAAGTTTCATTGTCAATGAAAAAATTTGATCGTTTTAACACATTATTGAAACCacctaaaaatcataaaaaaaagtcacaacAATTAGAATAAGCttcatttacaataaaaaaaatttagtcaaGTTTGGTTTCATGATCACTAAAACATGTAAAAAGATGAAAAAgccacaaaaatcaaaagaagctTCATTGTCAATGGAGAAATTTAGTCAAGTAAGTTTTCACGCACCACTAAAATCACATAAAAAGGTGAAAAATCCAAAAAGATCAAAAGAAGCTTCATTATCAAtgaaatagagtaaaaaaatcacaacggtaaaaaaaaaaacttcaatgtcaatgaaattttttaatccagTTTACTTTACACACCAATGAAATCATGTAAAAAAGTGAGGAAACCATATTAATCTAAAGAAACTTCATTGGTAACACAAAAATTTAGGTAAGTTTATTTTAACACGTCATTGAAGCtgcattaaaaatgataaaagtcaCAACAATTAAAAGAAGCTTCATTTTCTCTGGAAAAATTTAGTCAATGTGTTCTCCGCATAGCTAAAATCACATAAAAAGGTGAAAAAGTcacaaggatcaaaagaaatttcatttgtcaatgaaaaaaattgtttacttTTCACACCAATGAAACCATATAAAATAATGAGTAAACTCCAACAATCAAAAGAAATCATTGGCAATGCAAAAATTTTggtaaaacttattttaacacGTGCATTGAAACcatgttaaaaaatatgataaaagtcACAACAATAAAAGAAACTTCATTTTTAATGCAAAAACTTAGTCGTTTGTTTTCATGCATAGTTAAAActgcataaaaaaatgaaaaagtcataaagataaaaagaaacttcattatcaataaaaaaatctaatcaaGTTTACTTTAATACACTACTAAAATCtcataaatagaataaaaaaatcataatgataaaaaaaacttcatcgtcaacaaaaatatttaatcaaatttgCTTTACACATCAATGAAACCCCATAAAAAAAAGTGAGGAAACCACAACaatcaaaaaaacataattgtcaatccaaaattttagataagttTATTTTAACATACCATTAAAACTGCATtgagaaatataataaaagttacaaagtaaaaaaaattaattgcgaATAGAGAAATttaatcatgtttattttaaagCACTAATAATTCTAAATAAATCTTCATTTGtggatatatattaaaaaaaagtttctatATAGTATTTGGCTTAGCCTTCCTTTAATGGCCGAATGAGTTGTGTCACCGTCACACAAATGTCTGAAAGTAACTATTCTACTGATACATTCTCACCAACCATTTTAAAAAAGTCTTGAGTGACAGCCAAACCAAAGCGATCTCACAGCAGAGACAAATAataacaagagagagagagtacaactaaatttaaaaccacactataaagagaaagcaaagcCAAACCAAGACACAGTCACAAATGTAACCACAGTTGAAACGTAAACacattattatttctttcttgttttgccTATTACCTTTGGTTTCTCTCTGCTatagtatgtttttttttgtcagatTTCGATTATTCTCTAAGTCCAAGAATTCAGTTCAATAACCCTTCATCATTCAAAGCTACTTAACTCATTTCACAGTTCACACACCATCCTAACCCAACCAAACGAACCTTTTTTCTTTcccataatttaatatttgaaatatacTAAGCAGCACAGCACAGTAACTGTTTCTTGCTCACTGGGTTTCCGCAATCTACATGCATTCAAATTGCTACTAGCCTCTGCCAATGACCTCGTGCATTTAACACCCTAAACTTAAAAAGCTGGTTAATTTAAGGGTAGTAATAGTACTAATAGTAGTGTAGTATATTTAAGCCTCTGCCAAATGAGTTAAAAGAAGCTGCTTGCAATTATGAAACTTTACCTGAGTGAGTGGTAAAGCCGCAAGAACTGCCCCATAAGGTGGCTCTATTCTgctgtttttatcttttttccctCGTTTCAGAAGAAAAACGAGATAAGCACGCTGCTTTAATTTGGAAGGAGTTACAAGGAACCTTCCCTTATTTGCTGCCCCTTTAAGCTCTTCTTTCTCAATTATAAATCCGCAAGAGAAACCAAACCCTTTCATCACATTGCTCAACTTTTACTACATATTAACTTGGTATGTTTCAAACACCAAagtctcttcttcttcccttgTCTCAACTTTAGTTTTAGCTTAGTTCCTAACTCAGTgtttatttgtgtgtgtgttttaacAGATTAGAAAAAAGATGTTACCTCAGAAGCAAGCTGAAGAAGCCATGATGTCAAGCCTCACTCAAACGATGGAGCGGGAGGAGGGAGAGGAAGTGATAGGGGAGACCTCAAATTTTAGCTTTAAAAATGCTCTCTGGCATGGTGGTTCTGCCTACGATGCTTGGTTCAGCTGTGCCTCAAATCAGGTAACAGTATGAGTCATGAAATTCCTACAAACATGCTGTGGTATGGTTATGCAAATAACATAACCATACTCCTTAAGCATGTGGTTGGTCcatgtttataaaataacataaattgggAGATATCAATAGTTTAAACGGGTCTTAATACTTTGCTTGATTATTTTCTGGCTTAGTAGGAGATAACTGTGCATGTGGTTTGGGGCTGGAAATGTTTTGCGCACGTTGCAATATAAATCATAGAGAAAAAAGTCAATGCAAGTATTCTGATTCGTGGGTAAAAGTATTGTTTCCTCAAACGTAATTTTGGACCTGAGAACCAAACATGCACACATATGTTCACCCAAAAAAATGAGTCAAGAAATTCCAGTCTCATGATATGAAATGAGAATCTCAGCTTGTACACTGTTGTGGTCTCTTCTAAAGcaggagaaagtaaaaaaaaatgattttttttttcttcttcttctggattTTATGATGTGCAGGTTGCTCAGGTTCTATTGACTCTGCCTTACTCATTCTCTCAGCTGGGAATGGTTTCAGGCATCATATTCCAAGTGTTCTATGGCTTGCTTGGGAGTTATACTGCTTATTTAATTAGCATTCTGTACATTGAGTACAGAAGccggaaagagaaagagaatgtCAGCTTCAAAAACCATGTCATCCAGGTTAGATATCAGACAACAAGTGAAAAACTTCTTTTTCCCCCTTTCCACCCTATACACAGTGCCATTTTGTTTTTACTCAGAAATATGGAACAAGtttcacttcaatttttttttcttttttattttgcagtGGTTTGAAGTGTTGGAAGGCTTACTGGGTCCATACTGGAAAGCTATTGGGTTGGCCTTCAACTGCACTTTTCTCCTCTTTGGATCTGTCATCCAGCTCATAGCTTGTGCAAGGTCTCAATTTCCTCTTATAACTTAattgtatgttctttttttaattcGAACCGACTATAACTTGCATGTTTggattatattcaatttttccATAATCTATTCCAAAATTACGATGAAAGTCAAagtaataaatagttattttcactttttcaaTTTTCCATTATAATTTTGGGGTCAGAATGTGTTTAAACCCTCACACCATGTTAGTTAGAATGTCTAGAGCACGCTCAATAGAAAACTTTGGTTTGTACTAGATGTGTATCTAACATATGAGATgtagtattataaaaaaattaacccctCAATTTTATATATGCTTTAACTTGTCGTTATATACAGTAATATATACTACATAAATGACCACTTGGACAAGAGGACTTGGACCTACATATTTGGAGCTTGCTGTGCCACCACAGTGTTCATCCCATCATTCCACAACTACAGGATATGGTCCTTCCTTGGTCTTGGCATGACCACCTACACTGCTTGGTATTTGACCATTGCAGCCATTGCTCATGGCCAGGTAAGCAAAACCAACAaccttaattgtttttttctctctggTGGGGTTTCTCCCCTTTGAAATTGTTTCAACTAAACttgcttaaaaaaaacttttttcatcAATTTATAGGTTGAAAATGTGAAGCATTCGGCCCCAAACAAGATGGTTTTGTATTTCACAGGCGCCACCAACATACTCTACACTTTCGGCGGGCACGCCGTCACAGTGTAtgtactttttaatattttttgcttATAATGTTGGACAAAACAATCATGATATTGTTCTTTATTGTCTAGGATAGGCATCAAAGATAATTGGAGAATTTCACTGCACGGTCCCTTTCCTTTCTTCAATTGCAGCTTTATCCTGCATTCATTCTAATGACCCTTGGAAATAAGACAAACATTATATGTAGCACTTTTGAATAACCATAACGATGTTGTCTTGGCTCACGGTTATACTCTgtaattagtaataaaaaatttcaaacccaAGTTTAACTTTTTTCTAGTTAGTGTGAAATTCGATATGTGGTGTTCGGATCTTGCTTGCTTTCCCCCGAAGACTCCatcaatttgataaattttttacatttagaagtataaaaataataaggtaGCGACATTTTACCCCATGGTACGTTCTACTTATTTATTTCACTTAAGTGAAAGGTGCAAGAGACACAAAAGTTCGAGCATAAATACACAcattaattatgtttgtttgtCTTTCCAGCTTTATCCACCAAGAATTGTTCGATGGTCCAACTAGATAAATGGTGCCAAAAAGCGTGTGTTTACTGTTTGGCATTAAAATGCACGATTCTTAATCTAACTTGGAAATTCTCATATGGGgagcttctttttctttttagtacTACATACTTCATATTTTTCagtaaaaaatatgacaaagtctatttcatgtttcttttttttttaacaagggATCCAAATTTTGACAGTGGAACAAGTTATACAGTAAACATTAATACGGATCATGTGATATGACTATTGCAGGGAAATCATGCATGCAATGTGGAAGCCTCAGAAGTTCAAATACATATATCTTTATGCAACAGTTTATGTGTTCACCCTCACTCTACCATCTGCTATTGCCGTTTACTGGGCCTTTGGTGACCAACTTTTGGATCATTCCAATGCCTTCTCGCTCCTCCCTCGCTCTGGCTGGCGTGACATCGGTGTCATCCTAATGCTCATTCACCAGGTCCATATATGCATTTCCCTTCCTCATTATTTGGTTCAAAATCAAGACTATTACATGTTTTTGGTCTCGACTAATTTTCACGTAATGGAATTTTCAATTTACAACAAAGAGTTAATTAAACTCGCTTCTATGTCACGTGAAGATTAATTGGGATTATAGTGATATAGGTTAGGATGATATAATACTTTCTCCTCCCAACAAGTTTGACGATAAactaatatatgaaaaaaataatatataaataattacctAATCCAATGGCAAAATAACTCTGGTTTTAGGTTGTTATTAGTTACTAACTGATAATTGGTGTATTCCTATGTAACTGGCAGTTCATCACATTCGGGTTTGCTTGTACGCCATTGTATTTCGTGTGGGAGAAAGTGATAGGAATGCATGACACAAAGAGCATATTTTTTAGGGCACTAGCGAGGTTACCTGTGGTGATACCAATATGGTTTTTGGCCattattttccctttctttgggccCATTAATTCAGCTGTGGGGGCCCTTTTGGTCAGCTTCACCGTTTACATCATCCCTGCTTCTGCTCATATGCTCACATACAGATCTGCCTCAGCAAGACAggtatatataaacataatagAAGCACGTTCCTTAGAATGAACTAAGACATTGAAATTGTCCTCTTTACGAATGATCTCAAGAAAGGAATAAGTTAatttatgatgacaatgatttctaattttcattttgtttataataatttccaAAAAGTATTTCTTAATTTGAATTTGCAGAATAGCAATTATGTTCATtatgttttatgaatttttacacACAGTTACATATGTATCATATTCTATATTCTTTAAGAATAATCTTATACACATATCGTATTTGTGGTTGACATTATTGGCCCATGAACAGTTCAAAACACAAGTTAACAATTTGGAgcttattttctaattatggttattttgttttggtatTTTAAACAGAATGCCGCGGAGAAATTGCCCTTCTTTATCCCTAACTGGACGGTGATGTACGTGGTGAATGCATTTGTGGTGGTGTGGGTTCTGGTAGTGGGCTTTGGGTTTGGAGGGTGGGCCAGCATGACAAATTTCATCAAGCAGGTTGACACATTCGGGCTATTTGCCAAGTGCTACCAATGCCCACCCAAAGGCCCCCCCTCCTCCAACCACACCTTGCATAACTGAAAACTATGTTCCTTTATATGTATGTAGGGTGGCATCAGCATCTACCCTGTGGAGTTTGCTGTAATATACTAATATCTTTTATAGTTTTATCTCCATATAGACACATTATTGTGATTGCTGATGTTCCCTAGTGTAGTAAGGCaatataatattattgcttTTTGGAATATAATATTCATACAACAATCTCTTATAATAGTTCGTAcattacttctttttttctccatcCCTTTTCATCaaattattcttctttttttatgatcTATTTGATAGAAAGAGAAAGTAAGAGAAAACAAAGACGATTACCAAAAATTTTCTTCTACttgattggaaaaaaataaaagaaaaagttgatttttttctcCATCCCTTTTCATCaaattattcatctttttttatgaTCTATTTGGTAGAAGAGaaagtaagagaaaaaaaaagacgaTTACCGAAATATTTTCTTCTACttgattggaaaaaaataaaagaaaaggttgatttatagaaataaaaattttaatttttccttccttctattttatttctaattgaaattttaaactttCCTTGCTTCCAATCTACAGTatcttgaaatttaaaaaaaaaaatgaaaacaattattgtataaaaataatttctcgTTTCTTTAATCATATGGGCTCATCATGAGCATCACTAAAGCTAGCCCTAGCGATTGATGTTTGGCATAAAGCGACATCAAGTAAAGCATGCACAAGTTTATATTATAGCTTCAATTTTTAACAAGACCATGCTATCATTTTTCATCATTATAGCTAACATTAGGCCATAGTGTTGTGCATGATTTTGAGAGTGGAACCTGCGGGATTCTAATTACTCGTGCTATATCTAATTTCATCAAAATAGACTATTTCCGtgataaacaaaattcaatgaaagGGTGGTGCGGAAGTGAGCTGtattatttccaaaatatgtatCAATTTATAAGTATGTTTTACAAAAGTACATAtatgaaagaataaaatttgatcgtttataataattttattcactTCAAACAAAagtctgatatatatatatatatatatatatatatatatatatatgtaatcttGCTACAAAAGAAACGCATTCCTCTCTTTAAAAACATTAGGGGGGCTTGTAGTGACACAATCGGTGTCACATTCCATATAATATCATGAACTAAAGTAGACAGTGGTATTGGTATGTTTAACAAGCTAAAACAGTGACATTCACTTCTTTACTTGTTTATACATAAGAATTAAATTTACTAAAATGGtatcaccaaaaaaattattaaaactaaaCTTTATCACTTCAACCATTTGCATAAAATAGGTTAAGTTTACAATTTTTAAGTAgtgaaaaattaactaattaatattcCATTATATTTTACCGccttttattgaaatataatgttatttaaattatacgtAAAATAGTCACTATTTGATTGTGTATCTATAAATGATCAAATCATGCAaagttttaaatacataatcaGGATAATACATATTACATGATTTAATAGTTAttgaaaatatacatatatatatatatatatatatataatttattagaacttcagtttttttttttgtttataatcatttaattttattatttttattggttaattatcatttttaaagtttaagatACTgagtattaattaatattttatcaattataccTTCACATTCacctaaattttaatta
This region includes:
- the LOC114380871 gene encoding auxin transporter-like protein 1 codes for the protein MLPQKQAEEAMMSSLTQTMEREEGEEVIGETSNFSFKNALWHGGSAYDAWFSCASNQVAQVLLTLPYSFSQLGMVSGIIFQVFYGLLGSYTAYLISILYIEYRSRKEKENVSFKNHVIQWFEVLEGLLGPYWKAIGLAFNCTFLLFGSVIQLIACASNIYYINDHLDKRTWTYIFGACCATTVFIPSFHNYRIWSFLGLGMTTYTAWYLTIAAIAHGQVENVKHSAPNKMVLYFTGATNILYTFGGHAVTVEIMHAMWKPQKFKYIYLYATVYVFTLTLPSAIAVYWAFGDQLLDHSNAFSLLPRSGWRDIGVILMLIHQFITFGFACTPLYFVWEKVIGMHDTKSIFFRALARLPVVIPIWFLAIIFPFFGPINSAVGALLVSFTVYIIPASAHMLTYRSASARQNAAEKLPFFIPNWTVMYVVNAFVVVWVLVVGFGFGGWASMTNFIKQVDTFGLFAKCYQCPPKGPPSSNHTLHN